Proteins encoded in a region of the Massilia sp. UMI-21 genome:
- the rpoD gene encoding RNA polymerase sigma factor RpoD, which produces MPTKKPETKVAAKTTRASAKVDKGQDTAEVRTASPAPVNATTDAAALAAIDTSGYVLPSVKVPGRRGRKPKEFTPENDEIAALNAVERAELKAADKAKAKDRKAKEKALLKDAFSSDTEASEEELEIRRNKLKALIKSGKERGFLTYSEINDHLPDNIVDPEAIEGIIGTFNDMGIAVYEHAPDAETLLLSDAVPNVTSDDEAEAAAEAALSTVDSDFGRTTDPVRMYMREMGSVELLTREGEIEIAKRIEDGLKDMIQAISACPVTIAEIIDAASKIERDEIKIDEIVDGMVDPEEEEQASQSAVAPTSTDDEDEDSDEDSDGEEEEEETNNASGAAGYSAEQLEALKQAALARFHNIADQFDKMRKAFEKDGYNSKAYVKAQDTISDELLGIRFTAKVVEKLCDTLRGQVDEVRHIEKQILDVAVNRCGMPRAHFIKVFPGNETNLDWVDGEVNANHAYSAILGRNIPTIKELQQRLIDLQARVVLPLPDLRNINRQMAAGEMKARKAKREMTEANLRLVISIAKKYTNRGLQFLDLIQEGNIGLMKAVDKFEYRRGYKFSTYATWWIRQAITRSIADQARTIRIPVHMIETINKMNRISRQILQETGAEPDPATLAIKMEMPEDKIRKIMKIAKEPISMETPIGDDDDSHLGDFIEDNNTLAPSDAALHASMRGVVKDVLDSLTPREAKVLRMRFGIEMSTDHTLEEVGKQFDVTRERIRQIEAKALRKLRHPSRSDKLKSFLEGSSG; this is translated from the coding sequence GTGCCAACCAAGAAACCCGAAACCAAAGTGGCTGCAAAAACCACGAGAGCGTCCGCCAAGGTGGACAAAGGTCAAGACACGGCCGAGGTTCGTACGGCGAGCCCGGCACCGGTCAACGCGACGACCGATGCGGCCGCCCTGGCCGCCATCGACACGTCCGGCTATGTCCTGCCGTCCGTCAAGGTTCCAGGACGCCGTGGTCGCAAGCCCAAGGAATTCACGCCCGAGAACGACGAGATCGCCGCCTTGAACGCGGTCGAGCGCGCCGAACTGAAAGCCGCGGACAAGGCCAAGGCCAAGGACCGCAAGGCCAAGGAAAAAGCGCTGCTCAAGGATGCGTTCTCGTCCGATACCGAGGCGAGCGAAGAAGAGCTCGAGATTCGCCGCAACAAGCTCAAGGCCCTGATCAAGTCGGGCAAGGAGCGCGGCTTCCTCACGTATTCCGAGATCAACGATCACCTGCCGGACAACATCGTTGATCCGGAAGCGATCGAGGGCATCATCGGCACCTTCAACGACATGGGCATTGCCGTCTACGAGCACGCCCCTGACGCCGAAACCCTGCTGCTGTCCGACGCCGTCCCCAACGTCACCAGCGACGACGAAGCCGAGGCCGCCGCCGAGGCGGCGCTGTCGACCGTCGATTCCGACTTTGGCCGCACCACCGACCCGGTCCGCATGTACATGCGCGAGATGGGCTCGGTCGAGCTGCTGACCCGCGAGGGCGAGATCGAGATCGCCAAGCGCATCGAAGACGGCCTGAAGGACATGATCCAGGCCATCTCGGCCTGCCCGGTGACGATCGCCGAGATCATCGACGCCGCCAGCAAGATCGAGCGCGACGAGATCAAGATCGACGAGATCGTCGACGGCATGGTCGACCCGGAAGAAGAAGAGCAGGCCTCCCAGAGCGCCGTCGCGCCGACCTCGACCGACGACGAGGACGAGGACAGCGACGAAGACAGTGACGGTGAGGAAGAGGAAGAAGAGACCAACAATGCTTCCGGCGCGGCCGGCTACTCGGCCGAGCAGCTCGAAGCACTGAAGCAGGCGGCGCTGGCCAGGTTCCACAATATTGCCGACCAGTTCGACAAGATGCGCAAGGCCTTCGAGAAGGACGGCTACAATTCCAAGGCCTACGTCAAGGCGCAGGATACGATCTCCGACGAGCTGCTGGGCATCCGCTTCACGGCCAAGGTGGTCGAGAAGCTGTGCGACACCCTGCGCGGCCAGGTCGACGAAGTGCGCCACATCGAGAAGCAGATCCTGGACGTGGCCGTGAACCGCTGCGGCATGCCGCGCGCCCACTTCATCAAGGTGTTCCCGGGCAACGAGACCAACCTGGACTGGGTGGACGGCGAAGTCAACGCCAACCACGCCTACAGCGCCATCCTGGGCCGGAACATCCCGACCATCAAGGAACTGCAGCAACGCCTGATCGACCTGCAAGCCCGTGTCGTGCTGCCGCTGCCGGACCTGCGCAACATCAACCGGCAAATGGCCGCCGGCGAAATGAAGGCGCGCAAGGCCAAGCGCGAGATGACCGAGGCCAACCTGCGCCTGGTGATCTCGATCGCCAAGAAATACACCAACCGCGGCCTGCAGTTCCTCGACCTGATCCAGGAAGGCAACATCGGCCTGATGAAGGCGGTGGACAAGTTCGAATACCGCCGCGGCTACAAGTTCTCGACCTATGCGACCTGGTGGATCCGCCAGGCCATCACCCGCTCGATCGCCGACCAGGCGCGCACCATCCGTATTCCGGTGCACATGATCGAGACCATCAACAAGATGAACCGGATCTCGCGCCAGATCCTGCAGGAGACCGGCGCCGAACCGGATCCGGCCACCCTCGCCATCAAGATGGAGATGCCGGAAGATAAGATTCGCAAGATCATGAAGATCGCGAAGGAGCCGATTTCGATGGAGACGCCAATCGGCGACGACGACGATTCGCACCTGGGCGACTTCATCGAGGACAACAACACGCTGGCGCCCTCGGACGCCGCGCTGCACGCCTCGATGCGCGGTGTGGTGAAGGACGTGCTCGATTCGCTGACCCCGCGCGAAGCCAAGGTACTGCGCATGCGCTTCGGCATCGAGATGTCCACCGACCACACGCTGGAAGAGGTCGGCAAGCAGTTCGACGTCACCCGCGAGCGCATCCGCCAGATCGAAGCGAAGGCCCTGCGCAAGCTGCGTCACCCATCGCGTTCGGACAAGCTGAAGAGCTTCCTCGAGGGCAGCAGCGGCTGA
- a CDS encoding PAAR domain-containing protein has protein sequence MRNVIRLGDPTSHGGKVESVGANYFTVNGIPVARVGDVCSCPIKGHDNCTIAEGESDHVIDGVAVAYDGHKTTCGATLIATVGNFGGQ, from the coding sequence ATGCGGAACGTGATTCGTCTTGGCGACCCCACGTCTCATGGCGGCAAGGTCGAGAGCGTCGGCGCGAATTATTTTACGGTTAACGGCATTCCAGTTGCTCGCGTCGGCGATGTATGCAGTTGCCCCATCAAAGGACATGACAACTGCACCATTGCGGAAGGAGAATCAGATCACGTTATTGATGGCGTTGCCGTCGCCTACGATGGGCATAAGACCACTTGTGGTGCCACCTTGATCGCTACCGTAGGGAACTTTGGTGGGCAATAA
- a CDS encoding DUF2971 domain-containing protein → MNTIFKSTLADLVVATPPPLIYHYTSHDGLLGVLRNKQVWATNIRFLNDASEGRHAVEYAQNAIENKINRGNLTAEKIAALEAMKKAAGTAAARHYTASFSEEGNLLSQWRAYCPPNGGYALGVPAGQLVAMAREQNFWLVPCIYDHKLKYKLISALIERHLEYFTSGQTSLSSPTNWWTDVGWQFAQDLAQTGCVFKHSSFSEEKEWRLISGVIDETKTQIDFRTSASRLVPYLKFNLVSDKNPFLAEHDGVKFQIMAGPTSDRDLASLATQFASTTLLPGSSFGVSEIPYRSGRN, encoded by the coding sequence ATGAACACTATATTCAAATCTACTCTTGCAGACTTAGTGGTGGCTACGCCTCCACCGCTCATTTATCACTACACGTCGCACGACGGATTGTTAGGAGTATTGCGTAATAAGCAGGTGTGGGCGACTAATATACGTTTCTTAAATGATGCCAGCGAAGGGCGGCATGCTGTCGAATATGCGCAGAACGCGATCGAGAATAAGATAAACCGAGGGAACCTAACTGCCGAAAAAATCGCTGCGCTAGAAGCAATGAAAAAAGCGGCCGGTACTGCTGCAGCAAGGCACTACACCGCCTCGTTTTCAGAAGAGGGAAACTTGCTTTCTCAGTGGCGTGCTTACTGTCCACCTAACGGTGGATATGCACTAGGGGTTCCAGCAGGACAACTGGTTGCGATGGCCCGTGAGCAGAATTTCTGGTTAGTCCCTTGCATCTATGACCATAAATTAAAATACAAGTTAATCAGCGCTCTGATTGAGCGACATTTAGAGTATTTCACCAGTGGACAAACTTCACTCAGCTCTCCCACAAATTGGTGGACAGACGTCGGCTGGCAATTCGCACAGGATTTAGCACAAACTGGATGTGTATTCAAACATTCTTCTTTTTCGGAAGAAAAAGAATGGCGTCTCATCTCGGGAGTGATTGATGAGACCAAAACACAAATTGATTTTCGAACATCAGCATCGCGACTAGTTCCATATTTAAAATTCAACCTTGTGAGCGACAAAAACCCCTTTTTGGCTGAACATGATGGCGTGAAATTCCAAATAATGGCAGGACCGACAAGCGACCGCGATCTAGCATCACTTGCGACACAATTTGCCAGTACTACGCTATTACCAGGATCATCCTTTGGAGTATCAGAAATTCCCTATCGTTCAGGTAGAAACTAG